One stretch of uncultured Desulfovibrio sp. DNA includes these proteins:
- a CDS encoding flagellar hook assembly protein FlgD, producing MASSVSSAITQANNEFNAVVGKQKGGANLDKNAFMLLLVTQFKYQDPLNPMDDKEFVSQMAQFSSLEQLINLNTSMGSLTTATNNQQMINATSYIGKEVTVSGNSIGKVTDATAKTTSITKFRYAPNDAVASGTITVRDADNNVIYTETLAPKAAGTTYEFNWNGKNGAGTVAPDGVYTVNLSLLNASGEAVLADQVVDARVTGVVNNNGTVYLGLDGGQLMELSKVRQVTQPTTSTSTSGSGTTTS from the coding sequence ATGGCCAGCAGCGTATCATCAGCAATCACCCAGGCTAACAACGAGTTCAATGCCGTTGTCGGCAAGCAGAAAGGTGGCGCTAACCTTGATAAAAACGCCTTTATGCTGCTTCTGGTGACACAGTTCAAGTATCAGGATCCGCTGAACCCTATGGACGACAAGGAATTTGTCTCCCAGATGGCGCAGTTCTCCAGCCTTGAACAGCTCATCAACCTGAATACCAGCATGGGTTCGCTGACTACTGCCACCAACAACCAGCAGATGATCAACGCCACGTCGTACATCGGCAAGGAAGTGACTGTCTCTGGCAACAGTATAGGCAAGGTGACGGACGCAACCGCAAAGACGACATCCATAACCAAGTTCCGCTATGCGCCCAACGATGCCGTTGCCAGCGGCACCATCACGGTGCGGGATGCCGACAACAACGTCATCTACACAGAAACTTTGGCACCCAAGGCAGCCGGAACCACCTACGAGTTCAACTGGAACGGCAAAAACGGCGCCGGAACAGTTGCCCCGGATGGCGTGTACACGGTCAATTTGTCCCTGCTTAACGCCAGCGGCGAGGCTGTTCTTGCCGATCAGGTGGTGGACGCCAGGGTTACAGGCGTGGTCAACAACAATGGCACGGTATATCTGGGGCTTGATGGCGGCCAGTTGATGGAGCTTTCAAAAGTGCGGCAGGTCACACAGCCGACCACCAGCACGAGTACGTCCGGATCGGGCACGACAACGAGTTAA
- a CDS encoding HD domain-containing phosphohydrolase produces the protein MKTQELNEQSVAGRYRLKKAAVAAVSLSLFAVAAAVAYGLCTLQLKNVTQDILNNQREMQQSWVDKSLESIRAWHATVVEQARLVSSAEMFRLFAVDVRNLGSDGEARLSAPDAMENGDESLRNLAEQMGYMQDLLRDFARGKNWVSARIVSPKGNPFVVSKGDAPLGEAQVGLVTRAVDRKTVVFGPVRALGDVMVIDLADPMYEVLGRGESLPVAVLFATLPVDRVLTAFLAQRQDQYGGLLPCILQAGGSGTEAVLLRDGKPALEPVQQVTLADGLGFKRRQGLVGGGEAYSLGSYMNSLGWLVTIEAPADMVDALVESQAKQIYGLGILGSLGTALLLAFIWASLVSRSHRATAQHFKHLYTLIRQQKIMLDSVNASLQAGLMLMDKNGRLQMCNPAFCQMAGKDEDSLKGIPVGEALPEDAALRLMEGMAQVSASGKEGSIEISVPQPGDVRLFRVTLFPFEDHDNSGEEGKGGCVGIFQDITEFRRRAEAARERQANSIAALVRAIESVDVNLIGHSMKMEHVADLLSGAMSLPDKDRETLRLAARLSQVGKIFVPRELLTKKGKLTPEEQAEVMRAPEYAYGILRDMQFNLPVPDAVFQMGERMDGTGLPQHLAGETINHNARILAVVNAFCAMVSPRSYRAGMQPEEAVALLMKDKGFDSQIVSALANVAAADLQQAIAIADAASKKSAPAAESAAAD, from the coding sequence ATGAAAACGCAGGAACTTAATGAGCAATCCGTTGCTGGTCGCTATCGTCTGAAAAAAGCCGCCGTAGCTGCTGTCAGCCTGTCGCTTTTTGCTGTGGCGGCGGCTGTGGCCTACGGCCTCTGCACCTTGCAGCTCAAGAACGTTACGCAGGATATTCTGAATAACCAGCGTGAAATGCAGCAATCGTGGGTGGATAAATCGCTGGAATCCATCCGCGCGTGGCATGCAACCGTTGTTGAGCAGGCGCGGCTTGTGAGCAGCGCGGAGATGTTCCGCCTGTTTGCCGTGGATGTGCGCAACCTTGGCTCCGATGGCGAGGCGCGCCTTTCCGCGCCCGATGCCATGGAAAACGGCGATGAATCGTTGCGCAATCTTGCCGAGCAGATGGGCTATATGCAGGATTTGCTGCGCGACTTTGCGCGCGGCAAAAACTGGGTTTCTGCACGGATTGTTTCGCCCAAGGGCAACCCCTTTGTGGTGAGCAAAGGGGACGCGCCCCTTGGCGAGGCCCAGGTGGGCCTTGTGACTCGCGCCGTGGACAGAAAAACTGTTGTTTTTGGCCCTGTGCGCGCCCTTGGCGATGTAATGGTTATTGATCTGGCCGATCCCATGTACGAAGTGCTGGGGCGGGGAGAAAGTCTTCCCGTTGCCGTGCTTTTTGCCACTCTTCCTGTGGACAGGGTGCTGACGGCATTTCTTGCCCAGCGGCAGGATCAGTACGGCGGACTGCTGCCGTGCATTTTGCAGGCTGGCGGCAGCGGCACAGAGGCCGTGCTGCTGCGCGATGGCAAACCTGCGCTTGAGCCAGTGCAGCAGGTGACTCTGGCTGACGGTCTTGGTTTCAAGCGTAGGCAGGGGCTTGTGGGCGGCGGCGAGGCCTATTCCCTCGGCAGTTACATGAACAGTCTGGGCTGGCTTGTGACCATTGAGGCCCCGGCAGACATGGTTGATGCGCTGGTGGAAAGCCAGGCAAAGCAGATATACGGTCTGGGCATTCTTGGCAGTCTTGGCACGGCGCTTTTGCTGGCCTTTATCTGGGCTTCGCTTGTAAGTCGCTCGCACAGGGCCACTGCCCAGCATTTCAAGCATCTGTACACGCTTATCCGCCAGCAGAAAATCATGCTCGACAGCGTCAATGCCTCATTACAGGCTGGGCTTATGCTCATGGACAAAAACGGTCGCTTGCAGATGTGCAACCCGGCCTTTTGCCAGATGGCGGGCAAGGATGAGGATTCCCTCAAGGGAATCCCCGTGGGCGAGGCCCTGCCGGAAGATGCCGCCCTTCGGCTCATGGAGGGCATGGCTCAGGTGAGCGCCAGCGGCAAGGAAGGCAGCATCGAGATTTCTGTTCCTCAACCCGGGGATGTGCGCCTTTTCCGCGTGACCCTGTTTCCATTTGAAGATCACGATAATTCAGGGGAAGAAGGCAAGGGCGGCTGCGTGGGCATTTTCCAGGATATTACGGAATTCCGCCGCCGTGCCGAGGCCGCGCGTGAACGCCAGGCCAACAGCATTGCCGCCCTTGTGCGGGCCATTGAAAGTGTGGACGTGAACCTCATCGGGCACTCCATGAAGATGGAGCATGTGGCAGACCTGCTCTCCGGCGCCATGAGCCTGCCCGACAAGGACAGGGAAACCCTGCGGCTTGCGGCCCGCCTTTCGCAGGTGGGCAAAATCTTTGTGCCACGCGAGCTGCTCACCAAGAAGGGCAAGCTCACCCCCGAGGAACAGGCGGAAGTTATGCGCGCGCCGGAGTATGCCTATGGCATCCTGCGCGACATGCAGTTCAACCTGCCAGTGCCGGACGCCGTCTTCCAGATGGGCGAACGCATGGATGGCACGGGCCTGCCCCAGCATCTTGCCGGGGAGACCATCAATCACAATGCGCGCATTCTGGCAGTGGTCAACGCTTTCTGCGCCATGGTCAGCCCACGTTCCTACCGAGCGGGCATGCAGCCCGAAGAAGCCGTTGCCCTGCTCATGAAGGACAAGGGCTTTGACAGCCAGATTGTCAGCGCTCTTGCCAATGTTGCTGCGGCCGATTTGCAGCAGGCCATTGCCATAGCCGATGCGGCCAGCAAAAAATCTGCTCCTGCCGCAGAATCTGCCGCAGCCGATTAG
- a CDS encoding methyl-accepting chemotaxis protein, translating to MNRSISLKLMLGIAAIIVIPMGILFALTSRGIATLSEESFAKSAIGELRQVSNVVTAMFDEYKLNVGMLAADPLMAQLPQMTTSHVTATEPTPSSAAAGDTAGKALDALFRLYRESHPSYTNVYAGNMEGAFVLNSPVVGKTQPGGYDPRKRPWWGMAVSDPAKSYITSAYRSTDGQPMVSACRAVRDSSGKVTGVAAIDITLGTLTDLIKNVRIGRTGFVILVQDDGVVISDPKTPQHNFQKIDGIGNDALAALFKSGSATGEAAISGKQYEAVVYNSPELKWKFIGLIEKSELMEPVNAALWQFATGMLASLIGICIGIWVLAGRLIITPLKTVGVFLKDISAGVYGSLVNRRVDEIGVIFESLNSMSATLKSNISEIEAKTVEAQQQAAAANDATREAEAARLHAERAKAEGMLEAARQLEHMVQMLHQEVSTLSSSSEDIREATLVQRQRIHETATAMEEMNSTVLEVAKNASHAAAQGTDARDKANQGAEVVGRSLEAMRASEQKALELREAMGDLDKQAHGIGTIMTTIEDIADQTNLLALNAAIEAARAGEAGRGFAVVADEVRKLAEKTMHATKEVSDSILSIQRVAGINVQSVEEAVQGLDHASSLAGESGAALGDIVTSTNQSAGQIQSIATAAEQQAATSEEINKSIDEINAIAGQTDERAEASLQATRRLEDLALSLSGLIKELKDQSA from the coding sequence ATGAACAGATCCATATCGCTCAAGCTGATGCTTGGCATTGCGGCAATCATCGTCATACCCATGGGCATACTGTTTGCCCTTACGTCGCGGGGCATTGCAACGCTTTCAGAAGAAAGCTTCGCCAAGTCCGCCATTGGCGAACTGCGGCAGGTCAGCAATGTTGTCACAGCCATGTTTGATGAATACAAGCTCAACGTTGGCATGCTGGCTGCTGATCCCCTGATGGCGCAATTGCCGCAGATGACCACAAGTCACGTAACAGCAACGGAACCCACGCCATCAAGTGCTGCAGCGGGCGATACTGCTGGCAAGGCGCTGGATGCCCTGTTCCGTCTGTATCGGGAATCGCACCCCTCATATACCAATGTTTATGCGGGTAATATGGAGGGCGCATTTGTGCTCAACAGTCCCGTAGTCGGTAAAACCCAGCCCGGTGGTTACGACCCGCGCAAGCGCCCCTGGTGGGGCATGGCAGTGTCTGATCCTGCCAAAAGCTATATTACCAGCGCCTACAGAAGCACCGATGGGCAACCCATGGTCAGCGCCTGCCGCGCCGTGCGCGACAGCAGCGGCAAAGTCACTGGCGTTGCGGCCATAGATATTACGCTGGGCACCCTCACAGACCTCATTAAAAACGTGCGTATTGGCCGCACGGGCTTTGTTATTCTGGTGCAGGATGACGGGGTGGTTATTTCCGACCCCAAAACTCCGCAGCACAATTTTCAGAAAATAGACGGCATCGGCAACGATGCTCTGGCTGCGCTGTTCAAATCCGGTTCAGCCACGGGCGAGGCCGCCATCAGCGGCAAGCAGTATGAAGCTGTGGTGTACAACTCGCCGGAGCTCAAGTGGAAGTTTATTGGCCTCATTGAAAAGAGCGAACTCATGGAGCCTGTCAACGCCGCCTTGTGGCAGTTTGCCACCGGCATGCTGGCAAGCCTCATAGGCATTTGCATAGGCATCTGGGTGCTGGCCGGGCGGCTCATCATTACGCCATTGAAGACCGTGGGGGTTTTCCTCAAGGATATTTCCGCTGGTGTGTATGGCAGCCTCGTCAACCGCCGCGTTGACGAAATTGGCGTGATTTTTGAGTCTCTTAATTCCATGAGCGCCACCCTCAAATCCAATATTTCCGAGATTGAGGCCAAAACTGTTGAAGCACAGCAACAGGCCGCAGCAGCAAATGACGCCACGCGCGAGGCCGAGGCCGCCCGCCTGCACGCCGAGCGCGCCAAGGCCGAGGGCATGCTTGAAGCAGCGCGCCAGCTCGAACATATGGTGCAGATGCTCCACCAGGAAGTGAGCACCCTTTCAAGCAGTTCAGAAGACATCCGCGAGGCCACGCTCGTGCAGCGGCAGCGCATCCACGAAACAGCCACGGCCATGGAAGAAATGAACTCCACCGTGCTTGAGGTTGCCAAAAACGCTTCGCATGCCGCGGCCCAGGGCACGGATGCGCGGGACAAGGCCAATCAGGGCGCAGAGGTTGTAGGCCGGTCGCTTGAGGCCATGCGCGCCTCGGAGCAGAAGGCTCTTGAACTGCGCGAAGCCATGGGTGATCTGGATAAACAGGCCCACGGCATCGGCACAATCATGACCACCATTGAAGACATAGCCGATCAAACAAACCTGCTGGCCTTGAATGCGGCCATTGAGGCCGCCCGCGCGGGCGAGGCGGGCAGAGGCTTTGCCGTTGTGGCCGATGAAGTGCGCAAGCTGGCGGAAAAGACCATGCATGCCACCAAGGAAGTGAGCGACTCCATCCTCTCCATCCAGCGGGTAGCCGGAATCAACGTGCAGTCTGTGGAAGAAGCCGTGCAGGGGCTTGACCACGCCTCATCGCTGGCTGGCGAATCCGGCGCGGCGCTGGGCGACATTGTCACCAGCACAAACCAGTCGGCAGGGCAGATTCAGTCCATCGCCACTGCGGCAGAGCAGCAGGCCGCCACATCTGAAGAAATCAACAAGTCCATTGACGAAATCAACGCCATCGCTGGGCAGACGGACGAGCGCGCCGAGGCCTCGCTCCAGGCCACCCGGCGGCTGGAAGATCTGGCTCTATCGCTTTCCGGTCTTATCAAGGAGCTGAAAGACCAGTCGGCATAG
- a CDS encoding FAD-binding oxidoreductase, with protein sequence MTGEFLTSLTPEHKKFLVDLFKDGVSFDPKVLRVYASDASLLTGTVLAMVRPESVGQLCEFMRWADAEHVAVHPRGRGTSLSGGCVPTVPGIVVSMLGMDKIIEINKEDFVAVVEPGVNTALLQAECEKLGMFYPPDPASGKATSVGGNVITCAGGLRAVKYGVTRDYVLGLEAVLPGGELVKFGGRSHKDVIGLDLGRLFVGSEGTLGIVTRLILKLLPRPEASASVLVGYPSLDAALASMSKVFAAGILPCAVEFMNETVLEILARTGEVPWPDSVKSLLLFQVDGSKETVPLENIRLANQLDDALWRMEGVGKQEEDKLWAYRRRVSAASYVLGPDRIGGDMAVPRGSILKAVRKFEEIAASNGKRLIAFGHAGDGNIHANLHYDASDADDARRTLKTHHELDAAALECGGSLSGEHGGGCLKEVGKQLGQKEHALMLRLRGVFDPNGILNPGKGY encoded by the coding sequence ATGACAGGGGAATTTCTGACCTCGCTCACCCCTGAGCACAAGAAGTTTCTTGTGGATTTGTTCAAGGACGGCGTGTCCTTTGACCCCAAGGTGCTGCGCGTTTACGCATCCGATGCCAGCCTGCTTACGGGTACGGTGCTGGCCATGGTTCGGCCCGAGAGTGTCGGGCAACTGTGCGAATTTATGCGCTGGGCAGATGCGGAGCATGTGGCTGTGCATCCGCGAGGGCGCGGCACCAGCCTTTCCGGCGGGTGCGTGCCCACAGTCCCCGGCATCGTGGTTTCCATGCTGGGCATGGATAAAATTATCGAGATCAATAAGGAAGATTTTGTTGCCGTGGTGGAGCCGGGCGTTAATACGGCTCTGCTTCAGGCCGAGTGCGAAAAGCTGGGCATGTTTTACCCGCCGGATCCGGCCAGCGGCAAGGCAACCAGCGTTGGCGGCAATGTCATCACCTGCGCCGGGGGCCTGCGCGCCGTAAAATACGGCGTTACACGCGATTACGTGCTTGGCCTGGAGGCCGTGTTACCCGGCGGCGAACTGGTGAAGTTCGGGGGCCGCTCCCACAAGGATGTCATAGGCCTTGACCTCGGGCGGCTCTTTGTGGGCAGCGAGGGCACCCTTGGCATTGTGACCAGGCTTATTCTCAAGCTTTTGCCCAGGCCCGAGGCTTCGGCATCGGTGCTTGTGGGGTATCCTTCGCTGGATGCCGCCCTGGCCTCCATGAGCAAGGTTTTTGCCGCAGGTATTCTGCCCTGCGCGGTGGAATTCATGAATGAAACCGTGCTGGAAATCCTTGCCAGAACCGGCGAGGTGCCGTGGCCGGACAGCGTAAAATCGCTGCTGCTGTTTCAGGTGGACGGCAGCAAGGAGACTGTGCCGCTGGAAAATATCCGCCTTGCCAACCAGCTTGATGACGCCCTGTGGCGCATGGAGGGCGTGGGCAAGCAAGAGGAAGACAAGCTGTGGGCCTACAGACGCAGGGTTTCGGCTGCCTCCTATGTGCTCGGCCCAGACCGCATCGGCGGTGATATGGCCGTGCCGCGCGGCTCTATTCTCAAGGCCGTGCGCAAATTTGAAGAAATTGCCGCCAGCAACGGCAAGCGCCTTATCGCCTTTGGGCATGCGGGCGACGGCAACATCCACGCCAATCTGCATTACGATGCCTCTGACGCTGACGATGCCCGCCGCACGCTGAAAACCCACCACGAACTGGATGCGGCAGCCCTTGAATGTGGCGGCAGTCTTTCTGGCGAGCACGGCGGCGGATGCCTGAAAGAAGTTGGCAAGCAGCTCGGGCAGAAGGAACATGCCCTCATGTTGCGTTTGCGCGGTGTCTTTGATCCCAACGGCATTCTCAATCCCGGCAAGGGGTACTGA
- a CDS encoding flagellar hook protein FlgE — MSLSSSMWASVSGLMAHGNKMNVVGNNIANVSTLAYKGQRADFSDYLYTDSGSVSGTTQIGQGVSTYAVLGDYSQGSLESTNSGSDLAISGNGYFKVRQPDSEQAYYTRAGDFYFNNNRALQNPQGMILQGWKVDNNSSSVVFNSGSTTTSSSASTTAYKGTGSPTDIVLDNWNLPPKQTQSVSFTMQLSNDAGMDKTTSTTSPMTALFDQWDGSKATPLADTAYAASSPITVYDEGGTKHQLTVYYDKVDTSNSSYKIDNLPSGYTMYEYIVTVPPSEDNRTYGGTTAVTYDSSGNPILPADSKTFQGTQKAGMLMTGQLIFNVSGQLVNQTAYTYGAQDTATADMQCALDPKLSTSWQPTKVSNNGLPVFNANFSGAALSNSVSEVSSYGGSNHSLAEKSIIEMDLGLRDTSATPWNNSTKTLNDLKVVAPVPPATQGTIDYNTAACTMSTTTRRTGASVVTSGSSLVQSSKADGYASGVLNNFNIDANGILYGKYDNNQTLALYQISLYDFDNLQGLYREGNNLYSETKESGFARQGVAGDNGFGSTKAYNIEQSNVDMSREFVQMIATQRGFQANSKTITTVDNMLETVIGMKR, encoded by the coding sequence ATGAGTCTCTCATCCAGCATGTGGGCAAGCGTTTCCGGCCTTATGGCGCACGGAAACAAAATGAACGTCGTCGGCAACAATATCGCCAACGTCAGCACCCTGGCTTACAAGGGCCAGCGCGCGGACTTCAGCGACTATCTTTACACCGATAGCGGCAGCGTCAGCGGCACCACCCAGATTGGTCAGGGCGTCAGTACCTACGCGGTGCTCGGCGACTACTCGCAGGGTTCTCTTGAATCCACCAATTCAGGATCAGATCTTGCCATTTCTGGCAACGGGTACTTCAAAGTTCGCCAGCCAGACAGTGAGCAGGCGTACTACACCCGCGCCGGCGATTTCTATTTCAATAACAATCGCGCGTTGCAAAATCCTCAAGGCATGATTCTGCAGGGATGGAAAGTTGACAATAACAGTTCTTCTGTTGTTTTTAACTCTGGCTCTACAACGACCAGCAGCTCGGCCTCAACAACCGCATACAAGGGCACTGGTTCGCCCACGGATATCGTGCTTGACAACTGGAACCTTCCGCCCAAACAAACGCAGAGTGTTTCCTTCACCATGCAGTTGTCGAACGACGCCGGCATGGACAAAACGACCAGTACCACCAGCCCCATGACTGCGCTGTTCGACCAGTGGGACGGCTCAAAGGCGACGCCGCTGGCCGACACTGCATATGCAGCCAGTTCCCCCATTACCGTCTATGACGAGGGTGGCACAAAGCACCAACTCACGGTTTACTACGACAAAGTTGACACCAGCAACAGCTCGTACAAAATTGATAACCTGCCTTCCGGCTACACAATGTACGAATATATTGTGACGGTTCCTCCCTCAGAAGACAACCGGACATACGGCGGCACCACGGCGGTGACGTACGACTCTTCTGGCAACCCGATTCTTCCGGCAGACAGCAAGACATTTCAGGGCACCCAAAAGGCTGGCATGCTCATGACCGGGCAGTTGATCTTCAACGTCAGTGGACAGCTGGTCAACCAGACTGCCTATACGTATGGCGCACAGGATACCGCTACCGCTGATATGCAGTGCGCCCTTGATCCTAAGCTTTCCACTTCATGGCAACCGACCAAGGTTTCCAACAATGGCCTGCCTGTGTTCAACGCCAACTTCTCAGGCGCGGCCCTCAGCAACAGCGTATCCGAGGTTTCATCCTACGGCGGCAGCAATCACAGCCTTGCTGAGAAAAGTATCATTGAAATGGATCTGGGCCTGAGGGATACAAGTGCCACACCGTGGAACAATTCCACCAAGACGTTGAATGATTTAAAAGTTGTCGCCCCAGTTCCACCTGCCACTCAGGGCACTATTGACTACAATACTGCTGCGTGCACCATGTCTACAACCACACGCAGAACCGGTGCCTCCGTCGTGACAAGCGGCAGTTCACTTGTGCAGTCATCAAAAGCTGATGGATATGCATCAGGCGTACTTAACAACTTCAACATTGACGCTAACGGCATACTTTACGGCAAATATGATAACAATCAGACCTTGGCTCTGTATCAGATTTCGCTGTATGATTTTGACAACCTGCAAGGTTTGTACAGGGAAGGAAACAACCTTTACTCTGAAACAAAAGAATCTGGATTTGCCAGGCAGGGCGTTGCAGGCGATAACGGATTTGGCAGCACAAAGGCCTACAATATTGAGCAGTCCAACGTGGACATGTCGCGCGAGTTTGTGCAGATGATTGCTACGCAGCGCGGCTTCCAGGCCAACTCAAAGACCATCACTACGGTGGACAACATGCTGGAAACCGTTATCGGCATGAAGCGGTAA
- a CDS encoding transglutaminase-like cysteine peptidase: MPKLRHSKFALVAALSGGMAALLACLLFWAYGWNPALAGSLNLQPRAAIGNAEVSEPPAVSSAAAENNAVPPVAAPEQASTGAEQNGNTGANAVLPPADQQRGLQPDRQPVLQTIQQAGADSSAQIQPDADNADQLPSPDPSQSTGKSDFSTAANAAAKVAAPDAAKGAAQSAAQPAPAHDSKVQLFGTVEFKRPLSTLPGWLDLLKRNQMDPIFIPGKVFKKGVTWDTFKSKAPLNNKMELLRYVNSFWNTWPYVEDIVNWGQEDYWEIPAEFLKKSGDCEDYSIIKYFTLKELGIPPESMRVVVVRDTIRNFAHAVLVVYLNDDAFILDNLSNSVLSHTKVRQYSPQYSVNEFGRWAHMKGRKIN; the protein is encoded by the coding sequence ATGCCCAAACTTCGACATTCCAAATTTGCTTTGGTCGCGGCCCTTTCTGGGGGTATGGCGGCCCTTTTGGCGTGTCTGCTGTTTTGGGCCTATGGTTGGAACCCCGCTCTGGCAGGTTCGCTCAATCTGCAACCCCGCGCAGCCATTGGCAATGCCGAAGTTTCCGAGCCGCCTGCCGTATCTTCCGCTGCTGCGGAAAATAATGCAGTGCCGCCTGTTGCCGCCCCTGAGCAGGCGAGCACGGGGGCTGAACAGAACGGCAATACTGGGGCAAACGCTGTTTTGCCCCCTGCTGACCAGCAAAGAGGCCTCCAACCAGATAGGCAGCCAGTCCTCCAGACAATCCAGCAGGCAGGCGCTGATTCTAGCGCTCAGATACAGCCGGATGCTGATAACGCAGATCAGCTCCCATCCCCGGATCCATCGCAATCAACTGGAAAGTCAGATTTTTCCACCGCAGCCAATGCCGCCGCCAAGGTCGCGGCACCGGATGCCGCAAAAGGCGCGGCGCAATCTGCGGCACAGCCAGCACCTGCGCACGATTCCAAGGTGCAGCTTTTCGGCACTGTGGAGTTCAAACGCCCGTTATCCACTTTGCCGGGCTGGCTTGACCTGCTCAAGCGAAACCAGATGGATCCCATATTCATACCCGGCAAGGTGTTCAAAAAGGGCGTTACCTGGGACACCTTCAAGTCAAAAGCCCCGCTTAACAACAAGATGGAACTGCTGCGCTACGTAAATTCTTTCTGGAATACGTGGCCCTATGTGGAAGACATCGTCAACTGGGGGCAGGAAGATTATTGGGAAATTCCGGCGGAGTTTCTTAAAAAGTCTGGCGACTGCGAAGACTATTCCATTATCAAGTATTTTACTCTTAAGGAATTGGGCATTCCACCCGAAAGCATGCGTGTTGTGGTTGTGCGTGACACAATCAGAAATTTTGCCCATGCTGTTCTGGTCGTATACCTGAACGACGATGCCTTTATTCTGGATAATCTCAGTAATTCAGTGCTTTCGCACACCAAGGTGCGGCAGTACAGCCCGCAGTATTCTGTCAATGAATTCGGTCGCTGGGCCCATATGAAGGGCCGCAAGATAAACTAG
- a CDS encoding (Fe-S)-binding protein, protein MKRGCTQCGECLNVCPVYALFKREEYAPKGKRLLLEQIDPEFGGSPDSSLPWEDIRELARLCAGCERCQQACARKLSTSDLLAEARARNPHWTQTLWDMWIRRAGPLWPMAGKIAMLAPDSIVPGVLRSSVETARALVDLEPCEPWMTLRPSQKVSGVRVALFSGCTAKNARPHWISTARQLLAGWGYDLVDIADFACCGGTLHHAGQLGALAEVRERNLELWRKAGKPVMASFCASCKHSLDGYTAVMSAEEGKEWKQKCVGLSSLLVGSQISPTGKAPAAVGYHQPCHWGSDDPDLPLLTAGLPGLKKGTGLCCGMGGILKMSNPDLSADMARKCLEGFAPEIRHIVTGCSGCVMQLSAAAGKEVQVRHWLDVTALAEART, encoded by the coding sequence ATGAAACGCGGCTGTACGCAATGCGGCGAATGCCTGAACGTCTGCCCTGTGTACGCGCTCTTCAAGCGCGAGGAATACGCGCCCAAGGGCAAGCGCCTGCTTCTGGAGCAGATTGATCCCGAGTTCGGCGGCAGCCCGGATTCGTCCCTGCCCTGGGAGGATATCCGCGAGCTGGCGCGTCTCTGCGCCGGGTGCGAGCGATGCCAGCAGGCCTGCGCGCGCAAGCTTTCCACCAGTGATCTGCTGGCCGAGGCGCGGGCACGTAATCCTCACTGGACGCAAACTCTCTGGGATATGTGGATTCGCCGCGCTGGCCCACTGTGGCCCATGGCGGGCAAAATCGCCATGCTTGCGCCGGATTCCATTGTTCCCGGCGTGTTGCGGTCTTCTGTGGAAACCGCACGCGCGCTGGTTGATCTGGAGCCTTGCGAACCATGGATGACCCTGCGGCCCAGCCAGAAGGTCAGCGGCGTCAGGGTGGCCCTGTTCAGCGGCTGCACGGCTAAAAATGCCCGTCCCCACTGGATATCCACTGCCCGGCAACTGCTGGCAGGCTGGGGATACGACCTTGTGGACATAGCGGATTTTGCCTGTTGCGGCGGCACGTTGCACCATGCCGGGCAGTTGGGGGCGCTGGCAGAAGTGCGCGAGCGCAACCTTGAGCTTTGGCGCAAGGCTGGCAAGCCTGTAATGGCGAGTTTTTGCGCCTCGTGCAAGCACAGCCTTGATGGCTACACCGCCGTTATGTCGGCGGAGGAGGGCAAGGAGTGGAAGCAGAAGTGCGTTGGGCTTTCCTCCCTGCTTGTGGGGTCGCAAATCAGCCCCACAGGAAAGGCCCCGGCAGCGGTGGGTTATCATCAGCCTTGCCACTGGGGTTCTGATGATCCTGATTTGCCCCTGCTCACGGCGGGGCTGCCGGGCTTGAAAAAAGGCACTGGCCTGTGCTGCGGCATGGGCGGCATACTGAAAATGTCCAACCCCGACCTTTCAGCAGACATGGCGCGCAAATGCCTGGAAGGCTTTGCCCCTGAAATCCGGCACATTGTCACCGGGTGCAGCGGTTGCGTCATGCAGCTTTCAGCTGCGGCGGGTAAGGAGGTACAGGTGCGTCACTGGCTTGATGTGACAGCGCTGGCAGAAGCTCGCACTTAG